Proteins co-encoded in one Cydia splendana chromosome 11, ilCydSple1.2, whole genome shotgun sequence genomic window:
- the LOC134795037 gene encoding zinc carboxypeptidase-like — protein sequence MKLVIYLILLVYLSNSVLSEKLRYDNYTVFKIHIENSEQVKLLRDLQDTDFRFDFWTHPDHPSNFVQVMASPDDRADLQKLLTENNMNAEISMNNVQEFIDKQTVKRYTRNNIGSMTWDAYYSLDDIYAWIDDVVAQFPNVVTKVIGGQTYEGREIVGIKISHGEGKKNIFIEGGIHAREWISPPTVCFIINELLTSPVQEIMDAARDFDWHIFPVTNPDGYVFSFESERFWRKNRRVFSEGIGVDLNRNWNSNWLAHGASTSPSSDVYAGPGPFSEIETRSMARYMREIGDQMEIFLSFHSYGQMLLLPFGNTSEPLANYNEAMNIGRRAMGALSVRYGTEYVTGNIVEVLYEATGGTDEWVKEHLHVPIVYCYELRDRFQYGFLLLPEQILPTGLETMDSVVDIIHQMRRFGAMPSGGMAFKASMMLILGVVMSFFV from the exons atgaagcttgtaatatatttaatactccTCGTTTACCTTTCAAACAGTGTGTTAAGTGAAAAATTGCGATATGACAACTACACcgtgtttaaaattcatataGAAAATTCGGAACAAGTGAAACTACTGCGAGATCTACAAGACACTGACTTCCGGTTTGATTTCTGGACGCACCCGGATCATCCGTCAAATTTCGTGCAAGTTATGGCTAGTCCGGACGATAGAGCTGATCTGCAAAAATTATTGACTGAAAATAATATGAATGCAGAAATCAGCATGAATAATGTGCAAGA GTTTATCGACAAGCAAACTGTAAAACGTTACACAAGAAACAATATCGGAAGCATGACGTGGGACGCTTATTACAGTCTAGACGACATCTACGCCTGGATCGACGACGTAGTCGCACAATTTCCCAACGTTGTCACAAAAGTCATCGGGGGTCAAACTTACGAAGGTCGAGAAATTGTAGGAATTAAAATCTCCCATGGCGAGGGCAAGAAAAATATCTTCATAGAAGGTGGAATTCATGCCAGAGAATGGATTTCGCCGCCGACAGTTTGCTTCATTATTAATGAGTTGTTGACCAGTCCGGTGCAAGAAATCATGGATGCTGCTAGGGATTTTGACTGGCACATTTTCCCTGTTACTAATCCTGACGGATACgtattttcttttgaaagt gAAAGGTTTTGGCGTAAGAACCGACGTGTTTTCAGCGAGGGCATCGGAGTCGACTTAAATCGAAACTGGAACAGTAACTGGTTGg CACATGGTGCGAGCACCAGCCCAAGCTCCGACGTCTACGCCGGTCCTGGTCCATTCTCAGAGATAGAAACGAGGTCCATGGCCAGATACATGAGGGAAATTGGGGACCAAATGGAAATATTCCTTTCATTCCACTCCTATGGGCAAATGTTGCTGCTGCCTTTCGGGAACACATCTGAACCTCTGGCAAATTATAACGAAGCG ATGAACATTGGTCGACGTGCTATGGGTGCTCTGTCCGTCCGATACGGGACAGAATACGTCACAGGCAACATCGTAGAAGTTTTAT ACGAAGCCACAGGAGGCACCGACGAGTGGGTTAAGGAGCACCTTCACGTCCCAATAGTGTACTGCTACGAGCTTCGAGACCGGTTCCAATACGGTTTCCTTCTCCTACCAGAACAGATCCTGCCTACGGGACTGGAGACAATGGACTCTGTCGTGGATATTATCCATCAGATGAGGCGGTTTGGCGCCATGCCGAGCGGTGGAATGGCATTTAAAGCATCAATGATGCTGATTCTGGGAGTGGTCATGTCATTTTTTGTGTGA